In one Candidatus Aminicenantes bacterium genomic region, the following are encoded:
- a CDS encoding ABC transporter permease yields the protein MIRFLMKGLLRDRSRSLFPLLTVFLGVVLAVFFYSFIQGVMSDMLTTTAHFQTGHVRVMTRAYAQEADQAPLDLSLVGVDRLMGDLRETYPDTIWVPRIHFGGLIDVPDEQGETRAQGPVTGMAVNLRAKSSPEHKLLNIRDSLVRGAMPAKRNEILLGDAFARKLEVDPGDTVTLISSTMFGSMAMANFTISGTVHFGIAPMDRGAMIADIFDIRYALDMEDAAGEILGFLPDDIYDDERATAMVAGFNREYGKSEDPFSPRMGTLPEESGLEMYFHMMKAMGFIIVLIFLVAMSLVLWNAGLMGSLRRYGEIGVRLAIGEDKGHVYLTLVMESLMIGVAGSILGTLCGVGLAYLMQIHGIDFGSITRNSSLMISNVYRARVTTGSFLVGLAPGILSTLLGTAIAGIGIFKRQTSQLFKELET from the coding sequence ATGATCCGCTTTTTAATGAAGGGCTTGTTGCGGGACCGTTCGCGTTCCCTGTTTCCGCTACTCACGGTTTTTCTCGGCGTGGTGCTGGCGGTTTTCTTTTACTCCTTCATTCAGGGCGTTATGTCGGACATGCTCACAACCACCGCCCATTTCCAGACCGGCCATGTGCGTGTCATGACCCGGGCCTACGCACAGGAGGCGGACCAGGCCCCCCTGGACCTGTCACTCGTGGGAGTGGACAGGTTGATGGGTGATTTGCGGGAGACATACCCCGACACGATCTGGGTGCCACGCATCCATTTCGGGGGCCTGATCGACGTGCCCGACGAACAGGGTGAAACCAGGGCCCAGGGCCCGGTGACGGGAATGGCCGTCAACCTGCGGGCGAAATCCAGCCCGGAACACAAGTTGCTCAACATCCGCGACTCTCTGGTTCGCGGAGCCATGCCCGCGAAACGCAATGAAATCCTTTTGGGTGATGCATTCGCACGCAAACTGGAAGTGGATCCCGGAGACACGGTCACCCTGATCAGCTCCACCATGTTCGGCAGCATGGCCATGGCAAACTTCACCATCTCCGGAACCGTCCATTTCGGTATCGCCCCCATGGACAGGGGCGCCATGATCGCCGACATCTTTGACATCCGCTATGCCCTGGACATGGAGGACGCGGCGGGGGAGATCCTGGGATTCCTGCCGGACGACATCTATGACGATGAGCGGGCCACGGCCATGGTCGCGGGCTTCAACCGCGAGTACGGCAAATCGGAAGATCCGTTCTCTCCGCGCATGGGCACGTTACCCGAGGAAAGCGGTCTGGAGATGTATTTCCACATGATGAAAGCCATGGGCTTCATTATTGTCCTTATTTTCCTGGTGGCCATGTCCCTCGTATTGTGGAACGCCGGCCTGATGGGCAGCCTGCGGCGGTACGGAGAAATCGGCGTGCGCCTGGCCATCGGGGAAGACAAAGGGCACGTGTACCTCACCCTGGTCATGGAGTCACTGATGATCGGCGTGGCCGGATCCATACTGGGCACCCTGTGCGGGGTCGGATTGGCCTACCTGATGCAGATTCACGGCATCGATTTCGGTTCCATCACCCGCAACTCGTCCCTGATGATATCCAACGTCTACCGGGCGCGTGTCACCACCGGCAGTTTCCTCGTGGGCCTGGCACCGGGGATCCTGTCCACCCTGCTGGGCACGGCCATCGCCGGAATCGGTATTTTCAAGCGCCAGACCTCGCAACTGTTCAAGGAGCTGGAAACATGA
- a CDS encoding FtsX-like permease family protein encodes MIIPRLAFRNVWGAGLRTWLNVISLSFAFVAIIFLQGLYNGMSRQVEKATMDAQYAGGHYWQEDYDPYDPLTLDDAHAVVPPALADQVAAGDAVPILVRPATIYPNGRFQNALLKGIPPDQSVLTIPTHVLSGDETGIPALIGHRMARTTGLVKGDYVTVRWRDAGGTFDADEIRIAEVMQTDVSGIDFGQLWIPLEKLRAMTTMPGQATFMVLRRGSPFKESVPGWKHRDLDFLLKDLRALFMSKSLGGSVFYIVLLLLAMLAIFNTQVLSVFRRRKEMGTLMALGMTRQKVIALFTLEGAMYAVLAGLAAAVYGLPLLLYMATHGFGLPEATDNFGFAMGNRIFPTYTAGLILGTTLLVLVVTTVVSYLPTRKIAKLNPTDALKGKRP; translated from the coding sequence ATGATCATTCCGCGACTCGCTTTCCGCAACGTCTGGGGAGCCGGCCTGCGCACCTGGCTCAACGTCATATCTCTCTCTTTCGCCTTCGTGGCCATCATTTTCCTGCAGGGATTGTACAACGGCATGAGCCGCCAGGTGGAAAAAGCCACCATGGATGCCCAGTATGCCGGTGGTCACTACTGGCAGGAAGACTACGATCCCTACGACCCCCTGACCCTGGACGACGCCCACGCCGTTGTCCCCCCCGCGCTGGCGGATCAGGTGGCCGCCGGTGACGCGGTTCCCATCCTGGTGCGACCGGCCACCATCTATCCCAACGGGCGCTTTCAGAACGCCCTTCTCAAAGGTATTCCCCCGGACCAGTCCGTACTGACCATCCCCACCCACGTACTTTCAGGCGATGAAACCGGCATTCCGGCGTTGATCGGCCATCGCATGGCACGCACCACCGGCCTGGTAAAGGGAGACTACGTCACCGTGCGCTGGCGGGATGCCGGAGGAACTTTCGATGCCGACGAGATCCGCATCGCAGAAGTAATGCAGACTGATGTTTCAGGTATTGACTTCGGGCAGTTGTGGATTCCCCTGGAAAAACTGCGGGCCATGACGACCATGCCCGGGCAGGCCACCTTCATGGTGCTGCGCAGGGGCTCGCCATTCAAGGAGTCCGTGCCGGGCTGGAAACACAGGGACCTGGATTTCCTCCTAAAGGATCTGCGGGCCCTTTTCATGTCCAAGTCCCTGGGAGGAAGTGTATTCTACATTGTGTTGCTGCTGCTGGCCATGCTGGCCATCTTCAACACCCAGGTGTTGTCGGTATTCCGCCGCCGAAAAGAGATGGGGACGCTCATGGCACTGGGCATGACCCGGCAAAAAGTGATCGCCCTGTTTACCCTGGAGGGCGCCATGTACGCCGTGCTGGCGGGACTGGCCGCCGCGGTGTACGGGTTGCCCCTGTTGTTGTATATGGCCACGCATGGCTTCGGCCTGCCGGAAGCCACGGACAACTTCGGTTTCGCCATGGGCAACCGCATCTTCCCGACCTATACCGCCGGCCTGATCCTGGGCACGACCCTGCTGGTCCTTGTTGTGACCACCGTAGTCAGCTACCTGCCCACCCGAAAAATCGCCAAGTTGAATCCCACGGATGCACTAAAGGGGAAACGGCCATGA